A genomic window from Halogeometricum borinquense DSM 11551 includes:
- a CDS encoding DoxX family protein: MKQRPFAAQFVSFTAVVVVAIVAATGRASAHVKYVTPGSEPVEVVQFLLTALSDPFTLAVLGIGGVTVGALVALYLHLRPARRDVAVFRETMASYDDLLPWLLRLSVGLPLVGAGFAGYFFSPLVQTAIPTFTRLFGIGVGFLLLFGFGTRLVATVGLLSYLVGLAFEPALFLAFEYVPGFLAIALLGGGRPSADHLVARLAADDTLYSRIDPFYRAVAVPFVRRVEPYTSLVPVVLRVGLGISFIYLGIAQKLMNPGDALAVVAKYDLTAVVPVAPELWIVGAGLTEVLVGVALLFGAFTRGAAAISFLLFTTTLFGLPDDPVLAHISLFGLVSALLVTGSGAFSVDAWLHETDESQKHEDTAPSGT; this comes from the coding sequence ATGAAACAGAGACCGTTCGCGGCCCAGTTCGTCTCGTTCACCGCAGTTGTCGTCGTCGCCATCGTCGCTGCCACCGGACGAGCGAGCGCGCACGTGAAATACGTCACACCGGGAAGCGAACCGGTCGAAGTCGTCCAGTTCTTACTGACGGCGCTGTCGGATCCGTTCACACTCGCCGTCCTCGGCATCGGCGGCGTTACTGTCGGCGCACTCGTTGCACTCTACCTTCATCTCCGTCCGGCCCGCCGCGATGTTGCGGTGTTCCGTGAGACGATGGCTAGTTATGACGACTTGCTTCCGTGGTTGCTTCGTCTGAGTGTCGGACTCCCTCTCGTGGGTGCGGGCTTCGCTGGCTACTTTTTCAGTCCTCTCGTCCAGACTGCGATCCCGACGTTCACGCGCCTGTTCGGCATCGGCGTCGGCTTCCTGCTCCTGTTCGGATTCGGGACGCGCCTCGTCGCCACCGTCGGTCTCCTCTCGTACCTCGTTGGTCTCGCTTTCGAACCGGCGCTGTTTCTCGCGTTCGAGTACGTCCCCGGGTTCCTCGCCATTGCGCTCCTCGGCGGCGGCCGTCCGAGCGCAGACCATCTCGTCGCGCGCCTCGCCGCCGACGACACTCTCTACTCCCGTATCGATCCGTTTTACCGCGCTGTCGCCGTGCCGTTCGTCCGTCGCGTTGAACCGTACACGTCGCTTGTTCCCGTCGTCCTCCGCGTCGGTCTCGGGATCTCGTTTATCTACCTCGGGATCGCGCAGAAACTGATGAACCCAGGCGACGCCCTCGCCGTCGTTGCCAAGTATGACTTGACCGCTGTGGTCCCCGTCGCGCCCGAACTGTGGATCGTCGGCGCGGGTCTGACGGAAGTTCTCGTCGGCGTTGCACTTCTTTTCGGCGCGTTCACCCGCGGGGCGGCCGCCATCTCCTTTCTGCTCTTTACGACGACGCTGTTCGGCCTTCCGGACGATCCGGTACTCGCTCATATCTCGCTGTTCGGTCTCGTCTCGGCGCTGTTAGTCACGGGTTCTGGCGCGTTTTCAGTGGACGCGTGGCTTCACGAAACCGATGAGAGTCAAAAACACGAAGATACCGCACCGTCCGGTACCTGA
- a CDS encoding RtcB family protein, whose product MTKDDVKEFGDIRLERVREHVWEMPREGDMRVPARVLASEELLEQIRQDKTLEQLRNATHLPGMTKYAICMPDGHQGYGFPVGGVGATDTEEGCISPGSVGYDINCGVRMMRTNLTYDELKGNEEELVEALFANIPSGLGGGGIVESDVDTVDQVLSRGVDWALEHGHAVEADLAHCEDEGFRPDADPDAVSQKAKDRGKNQLGSLGSGNHFLEVQRVTDVFREDVATEFGLEEDQIVVLIHCGSRGLGHQVCTDYLRRIEKEHGDLLESLPDKELAAAPAGSDLAEEYYGAMCAAINFAWVNRQLIMHRTRRVFERVFGRDWEEMEMDLLYDVAHNIAKKEVHDVGGEERELFVHRKGATRAFPAGRPELPSAYRDVGQPIIIPGSMGAGSYVLRGGEHSLDLTFGSTAHGAGRTMSRTQAKNDYWGETVQEELRDQQKIYVKAQSGATIAEEAPGVYKDVDEVVRVSDELGIGDKVVRTFPVCNIKG is encoded by the coding sequence ATGACCAAGGATGACGTGAAAGAGTTCGGCGACATCCGCCTCGAACGCGTCCGTGAACACGTTTGGGAGATGCCGCGAGAAGGCGATATGCGCGTGCCTGCCCGCGTTCTCGCCAGCGAAGAACTCTTAGAACAGATTCGGCAGGACAAGACGCTCGAACAGTTACGGAACGCCACGCATCTGCCGGGGATGACGAAGTACGCCATCTGCATGCCCGACGGGCACCAAGGGTACGGTTTCCCAGTCGGCGGGGTCGGCGCGACTGACACAGAAGAAGGCTGTATTTCGCCCGGAAGCGTCGGTTACGACATCAACTGCGGCGTCAGGATGATGAGAACGAACCTGACGTACGACGAACTCAAGGGCAACGAAGAGGAGTTAGTCGAAGCTCTGTTCGCCAACATCCCTTCGGGACTCGGCGGCGGCGGCATCGTCGAGAGCGACGTCGATACCGTTGATCAGGTCCTCTCTCGTGGTGTTGACTGGGCGCTCGAACACGGCCATGCGGTCGAAGCGGACTTGGCCCACTGTGAGGACGAGGGGTTCCGCCCGGATGCAGACCCGGACGCCGTCTCGCAGAAGGCCAAGGACCGAGGCAAGAACCAACTCGGCAGTCTCGGCTCCGGTAACCACTTTCTCGAAGTCCAGCGCGTGACCGACGTGTTCCGCGAGGACGTGGCAACTGAGTTCGGTCTCGAAGAAGACCAGATTGTCGTCCTCATCCACTGCGGGTCGCGCGGGTTAGGGCATCAGGTCTGTACGGACTACCTCCGGCGCATCGAGAAGGAACACGGGGACCTCCTCGAATCGCTTCCGGACAAGGAACTGGCCGCCGCGCCCGCCGGGTCAGATCTCGCAGAGGAGTACTACGGCGCGATGTGTGCCGCAATCAACTTCGCGTGGGTGAACCGGCAACTCATCATGCACCGGACGCGACGGGTGTTCGAACGCGTGTTCGGGCGCGACTGGGAGGAGATGGAGATGGACCTCCTGTACGACGTGGCGCACAACATCGCCAAGAAGGAGGTTCACGACGTGGGGGGCGAGGAACGCGAACTGTTCGTCCACCGGAAAGGCGCAACGCGCGCGTTCCCCGCCGGACGGCCCGAACTGCCGTCTGCCTACCGCGATGTTGGTCAGCCGATCATTATCCCCGGAAGCATGGGCGCGGGGAGTTACGTTCTCCGCGGCGGCGAACACTCGCTTGATCTCACGTTCGGTTCGACGGCCCACGGCGCGGGCCGGACGATGAGTCGGACGCAAGCGAAAAACGACTACTGGGGCGAAACAGTCCAAGAGGAACTGCGCGACCAACAGAAAATCTACGTCAAGGCACAGTCGGGAGCGACAATCGCCGAGGAGGCTCCGGGCGTCTACAAGGACGTTGACGAAGTCGTCCGCGTCTCCGACGAACTCGGTATCGGCGACAAGGTGGTGCGGACGTTCCCCGTCTGCAACATCAAGGGGTGA
- a CDS encoding nucleotidyltransferase domain-containing protein: MSATSAARKGHERADTDDDAVALATALARPTLDETAQTAISRLAPEVEADEVLTAAHHLGVGPLVASHLTDADVPAAFESRARERCRATGVRNLSFVAELHRVLSAFADAGLRCLVYKGPVLAVSAYGDLSRRDFSDLDLFVPPGDVPEACAVLESLGYNPWSENGTAVTDAESLVSRAAERTYFRPSEDTPERTVATRRPPSVGVAVELRWRLGTDLRPSWLTFETAWERRTEVLVGGRPVPTFSNEDTVLVLARHGAKHYWNRLGWVVDVAAFLSENDIDWDRLRARAARANRRRILHACLLLAAETADAPVPAEILADARADSNVRRVVIDAQGFVASNPETAAYGERGRRRRTRYELQLCDTRRQQVLTLCRLAFVPQQADYAAVSLPDSLHGLYRVTRPARLAVKALRRRVEPR, translated from the coding sequence GTGAGCGCCACATCCGCCGCGCGCAAGGGTCACGAAAGGGCAGACACTGACGACGACGCCGTGGCGCTGGCGACTGCGCTGGCGCGGCCGACACTCGACGAAACAGCGCAAACGGCGATATCTCGCCTTGCACCCGAAGTCGAGGCGGACGAGGTACTGACGGCCGCACATCACCTCGGCGTTGGACCACTGGTCGCATCGCACCTCACCGACGCCGACGTGCCCGCCGCGTTTGAATCGCGCGCGAGAGAGCGGTGCCGTGCCACGGGTGTCCGAAACCTCTCGTTCGTCGCTGAACTCCACCGCGTCCTGTCCGCGTTCGCCGACGCCGGACTCCGTTGTCTGGTCTACAAAGGCCCGGTTCTCGCCGTATCGGCCTATGGCGACCTGTCACGCCGAGATTTCTCGGACCTCGACTTGTTCGTCCCACCCGGAGACGTGCCTGAGGCCTGCGCCGTCCTCGAATCACTCGGCTACAACCCGTGGTCCGAGAACGGAACGGCAGTTACAGACGCAGAGAGTCTTGTCTCACGCGCTGCCGAGCGCACGTACTTCCGACCTTCCGAGGACACCCCCGAGAGAACTGTGGCAACCCGACGGCCGCCGTCCGTCGGCGTCGCTGTCGAACTCCGTTGGCGACTCGGGACCGACCTCAGACCGTCGTGGTTGACGTTCGAGACGGCGTGGGAGCGTCGAACCGAGGTACTCGTCGGCGGCCGCCCGGTGCCGACGTTCTCGAACGAGGACACGGTTCTCGTCCTCGCACGCCACGGCGCGAAACACTACTGGAATCGCCTCGGTTGGGTAGTAGACGTCGCGGCGTTCCTCTCTGAGAACGACATCGACTGGGACCGACTCCGCGCGCGTGCAGCGCGCGCCAACCGACGCCGCATCCTCCATGCCTGTCTGTTGCTCGCGGCTGAGACGGCCGACGCGCCCGTTCCAGCAGAGATACTCGCCGACGCCCGCGCGGATTCGAACGTTCGTCGCGTCGTCATCGACGCACAGGGGTTCGTCGCATCGAATCCTGAAACGGCCGCGTACGGCGAACGCGGACGGCGGCGGCGGACGCGGTACGAACTGCAGTTGTGTGACACTCGCCGCCAGCAGGTGCTGACACTGTGCCGGCTGGCGTTCGTCCCGCAACAGGCCGACTACGCGGCCGTCTCGCTTCCAGACTCCCTACACGGCCTCTACCGTGTCACCCGCCCAGCACGCCTTGCTGTCAAAGCGCTTCGGCGACGAGTCGAACCCCGCTAG
- a CDS encoding GNAT family N-acetyltransferase produces MSVNVEKRVDQPGSAEHAEEAWELKERIRESEGVLKQRHGFFTDAYRRATTHLYFEDETLMGFAAARRDGYILFLAVAPEARGKGYGKRLVAEVARDHRSVSCHARTTNEDALSFYEHIGFEVKRRISNYYEDGGDAYYLRLGEKASIREKFSELFRR; encoded by the coding sequence GTGAGCGTCAACGTGGAGAAACGAGTGGATCAACCGGGGTCCGCAGAACACGCCGAAGAGGCGTGGGAACTCAAAGAGCGGATCCGGGAGTCCGAGGGCGTGCTGAAGCAGCGACACGGATTCTTCACGGACGCCTACCGTCGCGCGACGACGCACCTCTACTTCGAGGATGAGACACTCATGGGGTTTGCCGCCGCGCGCCGCGACGGATACATTCTCTTTCTTGCCGTCGCCCCCGAGGCACGCGGCAAGGGGTACGGCAAACGACTCGTCGCTGAAGTCGCCCGCGACCACCGCTCTGTTTCCTGCCACGCACGAACGACGAACGAAGACGCCCTCTCGTTTTACGAACACATCGGATTCGAGGTCAAGCGCCGGATCAGCAACTACTACGAGGACGGCGGCGACGCATACTACCTCCGCTTGGGCGAAAAAGCGAGTATCCGCGAGAAGTTCTCCGAGTTGTTCCGTCGATAA
- a CDS encoding ABC transporter ATP-binding protein: MSDERSSEAPSATLGEKLAALRTVISYDPTRFGGVVALSLVVAVFEGVGLSFLLPLVEAGRTSLTVASDQTVVSWFAAAYGAVGVPFTFETLLGGAALALGLRFGMATFVRYLQAQLVADYIRSLKTGVFRGILDADLSYVDERGSDELLNTLVTQSNYPATVLSSVLSVVERTLLVFTYLILALAVDPLLTTAVAALLGVITVGVRSVVGSAYGAGSSIAAANTEIQAHAQAGVQGIRDVRLFGLDDVAATRYTDALDDYIDAVVGLRVNQAIVSNLHRFAAAVVVLVAVYLALTWAALSLGAVGLLLFAMLRLGPGVSSLQSQLYGLDGKLPHLVETLRELDELAAARAVRGGDADVPAPVESVAFDGVSFRYPDGDQGVSNVSLRAERGEFIAIVGGSGAGKSTIVSLLARLYAPDTGTIRVNGTDLSTVRVDDWRDRLAVVRQDPYIFDDTLRNNVLASAPEASESAFERACADAGVTAFAEGLSDGYDTVLGEDGVRLSGGQKQRVAIARALLRDADVVVFDEATSNLDARMEESVLGSIREATRNRVFVVVTHRLGSVVDADRIYTVADGRMVEDGTHEELVAAEGTYASLYASMSGFELGDTDSTDNSGGDGADHSDTESVAAADSD; this comes from the coding sequence GTGAGCGACGAACGTTCCTCGGAAGCACCGTCTGCGACGCTCGGAGAGAAGCTCGCCGCACTTCGGACTGTCATCTCCTACGACCCGACACGATTCGGCGGGGTCGTTGCACTGAGCCTCGTCGTCGCTGTCTTCGAGGGAGTCGGACTGAGCTTTCTGCTTCCGCTGGTCGAAGCCGGGCGCACATCGCTCACTGTGGCGTCCGACCAGACCGTCGTCTCGTGGTTTGCGGCGGCGTACGGCGCTGTGGGCGTTCCGTTCACGTTCGAGACGCTTCTCGGCGGCGCGGCTCTCGCACTCGGACTCCGATTCGGGATGGCGACGTTCGTCCGCTATCTGCAAGCGCAACTCGTCGCCGACTATATCCGCAGTCTCAAGACGGGTGTCTTCCGTGGCATCCTTGATGCGGACCTCTCGTACGTGGACGAACGCGGGTCCGACGAACTGCTGAACACGCTTGTCACGCAGTCGAACTATCCGGCGACGGTGTTGTCGAGTGTCCTCTCTGTGGTCGAACGCACGTTGCTCGTCTTTACGTATCTCATCCTCGCTCTCGCCGTTGACCCGCTCCTCACGACCGCTGTCGCCGCTCTTCTCGGTGTCATTACGGTCGGTGTTCGCTCCGTCGTCGGGTCTGCGTACGGGGCGGGAAGCAGCATCGCAGCGGCCAATACGGAGATTCAAGCGCACGCGCAGGCGGGCGTACAGGGCATCCGCGACGTGCGGCTGTTCGGATTAGACGACGTGGCCGCGACACGCTACACTGACGCGTTGGACGATTACATCGACGCCGTCGTCGGCCTTCGCGTCAACCAGGCCATCGTCTCGAATCTCCACCGATTCGCCGCCGCCGTCGTCGTTCTCGTCGCCGTCTATCTCGCGTTGACGTGGGCGGCACTCTCGTTGGGCGCAGTCGGCCTGCTGCTTTTTGCGATGCTCCGTCTCGGTCCCGGTGTCTCATCGCTTCAGTCACAACTATACGGTCTCGACGGCAAACTTCCGCACTTGGTCGAGACGCTCCGCGAACTGGACGAACTGGCTGCTGCCCGGGCCGTCCGCGGGGGTGACGCCGACGTACCGGCACCCGTCGAATCGGTCGCGTTCGACGGCGTTTCCTTCCGCTATCCGGATGGCGACCAAGGCGTCTCGAACGTGAGTCTCCGGGCTGAGCGCGGAGAATTCATTGCTATCGTCGGCGGGTCGGGCGCGGGCAAGTCAACCATCGTCTCGCTTCTCGCTCGTCTGTACGCTCCCGACACGGGAACGATTCGAGTAAACGGAACCGACCTCTCGACTGTTCGAGTTGACGACTGGCGCGACCGTCTCGCTGTCGTCCGGCAGGACCCGTACATCTTCGACGATACGCTTCGGAACAACGTCCTTGCAAGCGCGCCCGAGGCTTCGGAATCAGCGTTCGAACGTGCCTGCGCCGACGCGGGCGTGACAGCGTTCGCGGAGGGGTTGTCGGACGGATACGACACCGTTCTCGGCGAGGACGGCGTACGCCTCTCGGGCGGACAAAAACAGCGCGTGGCCATCGCGCGCGCGCTCCTCCGAGACGCGGACGTAGTGGTGTTTGACGAGGCAACGAGTAACCTCGACGCGCGGATGGAGGAGTCCGTTCTCGGGAGCATCCGTGAGGCGACGCGTAACCGCGTGTTCGTCGTCGTGACACACCGACTCGGAAGCGTCGTGGACGCCGACCGAATCTACACCGTTGCTGACGGGCGCATGGTCGAAGACGGCACCCACGAAGAGTTAGTCGCTGCCGAAGGCACGTACGCGTCACTGTACGCGTCGATGTCCGGCTTCGAGCTTGGCGATACTGACAGTACAGATAACTCTGGTGGGGACGGTGCGGACCACTCCGACACCGAAAGCGTGGCCGCCGCCGACTCGGATTAG
- a CDS encoding archease → MSFELRDHTADVAVAASAPTRSALFAAVADGLAAAGCDEIPETGGDRFDVEVRAENVEALLFDYLDQLIFERDVRAVMPVDNEASVEERDGEWVLTGSARGVSLDEIDAREIKAVTYSEMRVEETDEGWEAYVVLDV, encoded by the coding sequence ATGAGCTTCGAACTCCGCGACCACACTGCCGACGTGGCCGTCGCCGCGTCCGCACCGACGCGTTCTGCACTGTTCGCCGCCGTCGCCGATGGCCTAGCCGCTGCCGGGTGCGACGAAATCCCCGAGACGGGTGGTGACCGGTTCGATGTTGAGGTCCGCGCCGAAAACGTCGAAGCGCTTCTGTTCGACTATCTCGATCAGCTTATCTTCGAACGCGACGTTCGCGCCGTCATGCCCGTCGATAACGAGGCGTCGGTCGAAGAACGCGACGGGGAGTGGGTACTCACGGGGTCCGCACGCGGCGTCTCACTGGACGAGATTGATGCCCGCGAGATCAAGGCCGTCACCTACTCCGAGATGCGGGTCGAAGAGACGGACGAGGGGTGGGAAGCGTACGTCGTTCTCGACGTGTGA
- a CDS encoding sugar phosphate isomerase/epimerase family protein, whose amino-acid sequence MYIGVLTVPLGGESLADALSYLDDIGVQGVEIGVGGFPGDDHLDRRAYLGDESKQAQLHDLLDEHDMQVSALATHNNPLHPDEETAEEADTELREAIELAAQLDVNTVTCFSGLPAGGPNDEVPNWITAPWPTEHADAHEYQWDVAIEYWSALAEFADDHGVDMAIEMHPNMLVYEPTGMLKLREATNDRIGANFDPSHLYWQGIEVTDAIRFLGTEDAIHHFHAKDTKVYEPKSRIKGVLDTTDYADEPNRSWLFRSIGYGHGESHWKDVVSTLRMVGYEGALSIEHEDSLTSSREGLEKAVDVLGRAVFDTKPGEAYWAE is encoded by the coding sequence ATGTACATCGGCGTACTCACCGTTCCGCTCGGTGGCGAATCGCTCGCCGACGCGCTCTCGTATCTGGACGATATCGGCGTTCAGGGCGTCGAGATCGGTGTCGGCGGTTTTCCGGGCGACGACCATCTCGACAGGCGTGCGTACCTCGGCGACGAGTCCAAGCAGGCGCAACTGCACGACCTGTTAGACGAACACGACATGCAGGTGAGCGCGCTCGCCACGCACAACAACCCGCTGCATCCGGACGAGGAGACGGCCGAGGAAGCGGACACCGAACTCCGCGAAGCCATCGAACTGGCCGCGCAGTTAGATGTAAACACCGTCACCTGCTTTTCGGGGCTTCCGGCGGGCGGCCCGAACGACGAGGTGCCGAACTGGATCACGGCCCCGTGGCCGACCGAGCACGCCGACGCCCACGAGTACCAATGGGATGTCGCAATCGAGTACTGGTCTGCCCTCGCCGAATTTGCCGACGACCACGGCGTCGATATGGCCATCGAGATGCACCCGAACATGCTCGTCTACGAACCGACGGGGATGCTGAAACTGCGCGAAGCGACCAACGACCGAATCGGCGCGAACTTCGACCCCTCGCACCTTTACTGGCAGGGAATCGAGGTGACCGACGCGATTCGGTTCCTCGGTACGGAAGATGCGATTCACCATTTCCACGCGAAGGACACGAAAGTGTACGAACCCAAGTCGCGCATCAAAGGCGTCCTCGACACCACCGACTACGCCGACGAACCGAACCGCTCGTGGCTGTTCCGCTCTATCGGCTACGGTCACGGCGAAAGTCACTGGAAGGACGTGGTCTCGACGCTCAGAATGGTCGGCTACGAGGGCGCACTTTCCATCGAACACGAGGACTCGCTCACCTCGTCCAGAGAGGGCCTCGAAAAGGCAGTGGATGTACTCGGACGCGCGGTCTTCGACACCAAACCCGGCGAGGCCTACTGGGCAGAGTAG
- a CDS encoding GYD domain-containing protein, giving the protein MPTYITHVDVDGDEYQNPQELASIWGSIREDVRQLGGEILDTHVVLGPYDFDVRFEVSDDWEAFQVTQVIERHGLDTETMQALPIERLGEVVEDV; this is encoded by the coding sequence ATGCCGACATACATCACACACGTCGATGTCGATGGGGACGAATATCAGAATCCGCAGGAACTCGCGTCGATCTGGGGGTCCATCCGGGAAGATGTCCGGCAACTCGGCGGCGAAATACTCGACACGCACGTGGTTCTCGGCCCGTACGACTTCGACGTTCGGTTCGAGGTCTCGGACGACTGGGAGGCGTTTCAGGTGACGCAGGTCATCGAACGCCACGGTCTCGACACCGAGACGATGCAGGCGCTTCCCATCGAGCGTCTCGGAGAAGTCGTCGAGGACGTTTGA
- a CDS encoding GNAT family N-acetyltransferase has translation MSLARHSETVELDDQTYLVRPFQSDDESGLRGVYESVSGRDPGHEWFETMYGSESLFEDAPIVVIEFEGDIVGMLPSVAYRVRVGEKSAIGLLGRDVMVHPEHRRRGVFTAATNVALGGYLDYGEATFIFGHMNEQSRQACEEMGWNIPSMQPQFIRPRNVRDFVRTRTGQNRSLRGALTATTLAGNTLVHDAVRRERGLCRPTDTLDVQRVDGVPADRLTRLHETATPETIHPIFDVQTIRAHFSDPDFTGLRTYVAARGGSDVAALVVSERRWHRTRWHSIVHVAPLSGGKTRKRALAALLERALTDKKGSDSATSADAYRVAVPFPSDLLRSFGFLSDRTFPMSRLEPPRLSLGYRVINDGHGIRAALADDSHHLWHVAM, from the coding sequence ATGAGTCTCGCACGCCACTCGGAGACGGTCGAACTAGACGATCAAACCTATCTTGTCCGGCCGTTTCAGTCGGACGACGAAAGTGGTCTCCGTGGCGTCTACGAGTCGGTAAGTGGCCGGGATCCCGGACACGAGTGGTTCGAGACGATGTACGGCTCCGAGAGTCTATTCGAGGACGCACCCATCGTCGTCATCGAATTCGAGGGAGACATCGTCGGCATGCTCCCGTCAGTTGCGTACCGAGTTCGGGTCGGTGAGAAATCGGCTATCGGCCTGCTCGGACGCGACGTAATGGTTCACCCGGAACATCGCCGCCGTGGAGTGTTCACCGCGGCGACGAACGTCGCTCTCGGAGGATATCTCGACTATGGAGAGGCGACGTTCATCTTCGGCCACATGAACGAACAGTCTCGCCAAGCGTGCGAGGAGATGGGTTGGAACATCCCGTCGATGCAACCGCAGTTCATCCGGCCGCGGAACGTCCGCGACTTCGTCCGCACTCGGACGGGGCAAAATCGGAGTCTCCGCGGGGCGCTGACGGCGACAACGCTTGCGGGCAACACGCTCGTCCACGATGCCGTCCGACGCGAGCGCGGCCTCTGCCGTCCAACTGATACGCTCGACGTGCAACGCGTCGATGGCGTACCCGCAGACAGATTGACTCGACTCCACGAGACGGCCACCCCGGAGACTATTCATCCGATTTTCGACGTACAGACGATTCGAGCGCACTTTTCGGACCCTGATTTCACCGGGCTTCGGACGTACGTCGCCGCGCGCGGCGGTTCGGACGTGGCGGCTCTCGTCGTCTCCGAGCGGCGGTGGCACCGAACACGCTGGCATTCAATCGTCCACGTCGCTCCGCTCTCCGGTGGCAAGACGCGCAAGCGCGCACTCGCCGCGCTTCTCGAACGCGCTCTGACGGACAAAAAGGGAAGTGACAGCGCTACCTCCGCCGACGCTTATCGCGTCGCGGTTCCGTTCCCGTCGGACCTCCTCCGGTCGTTCGGCTTCCTCTCGGACCGGACGTTCCCGATGTCGCGGCTCGAACCGCCGCGACTCTCACTCGGGTACCGCGTCATCAACGACGGACACGGGATTCGTGCGGCGCTCGCCGACGACAGTCACCATCTCTGGCACGTGGCGATGTGA
- a CDS encoding PqqD family protein, producing the protein MTAIAPEKTVVASADVVAADVGGERLLLNLDTGLYHGMNPVGTRIFELIDEPQTVEAVAAAIEEEYDIESEVAAADVREYVETLVDAGLAEVTETA; encoded by the coding sequence ATGACAGCCATTGCACCCGAGAAAACGGTAGTTGCGTCCGCCGATGTCGTTGCCGCCGACGTGGGTGGCGAACGACTCCTGTTAAACCTCGACACCGGACTGTACCACGGCATGAACCCGGTCGGAACGCGGATTTTCGAACTCATCGACGAACCACAGACGGTCGAGGCCGTTGCGGCCGCCATCGAGGAGGAGTACGATATCGAGTCGGAAGTGGCGGCGGCCGACGTACGCGAGTACGTCGAAACCCTCGTTGACGCCGGGCTGGCCGAAGTCACGGAAACGGCGTAA
- a CDS encoding Gfo/Idh/MocA family protein — protein sequence MTLNVAVLGYRFMGKAHSNALARLPMFFPDAPDVHRHTLIGRDEEALASAADELGFEHTATDWESVVDEVDAFYNLGPNHIHAEPSIAALKADTPVFCEKPLAPTLDEAEKMRDAAADSDAIAGCAFNYRFVPAIQYAKGLIDDGTLGEIRHVRGSYMQDWLTDADAPWSWRNDAKLAGSGALGDLGAHTIDLARFLVGDVAGDIERISGNLQTFVAERPVEGTDETRPVTVDDAYSAQATFENGAMGTFEASRVADGHKNDHTIRIHGSEGSLRFSLERLNELEYKGADHRGYETILMTDADDPYLDHWWPPGHVLGWEHTFVHENYEFLSAIRDGVAFSPSFEAGYAVQQILDAIERSDDSGEWVSL from the coding sequence ATGACGCTCAACGTCGCCGTCCTCGGCTACCGGTTCATGGGTAAGGCGCACTCGAACGCGCTCGCGCGTCTCCCGATGTTCTTCCCCGACGCGCCCGATGTCCACCGCCACACGCTCATCGGCCGCGACGAGGAGGCGCTCGCCAGCGCCGCCGACGAACTCGGCTTCGAACACACCGCGACGGACTGGGAATCGGTCGTAGACGAAGTTGACGCCTTCTACAACCTCGGACCGAACCACATCCACGCGGAGCCATCCATTGCCGCGCTGAAGGCCGACACGCCAGTCTTCTGCGAGAAACCGCTCGCGCCGACGCTGGACGAGGCCGAGAAGATGCGTGATGCCGCCGCCGACTCCGACGCCATCGCCGGATGTGCCTTCAACTACCGGTTTGTCCCGGCGATTCAATACGCGAAGGGACTGATCGACGACGGAACACTCGGCGAGATTCGTCACGTCCGCGGGAGCTACATGCAGGATTGGCTAACAGACGCTGACGCTCCGTGGTCGTGGCGGAACGATGCGAAACTCGCCGGAAGCGGCGCGTTGGGCGACCTCGGCGCGCATACAATCGACCTCGCACGCTTCCTCGTCGGTGATGTCGCGGGTGACATCGAACGTATCTCCGGGAATTTGCAGACGTTCGTAGCAGAGCGACCCGTCGAGGGAACAGACGAAACGCGACCGGTGACGGTTGACGACGCCTACTCCGCGCAGGCGACGTTCGAGAACGGTGCGATGGGAACGTTTGAGGCGTCACGCGTCGCCGATGGGCACAAAAACGACCACACGATCCGGATTCACGGCTCCGAGGGGAGTCTACGGTTCTCACTCGAACGGCTGAACGAACTGGAGTACAAAGGTGCCGACCATCGGGGCTACGAAACGATTCTCATGACCGACGCGGACGACCCGTACCTCGACCACTGGTGGCCACCGGGACACGTTCTCGGCTGGGAACACACGTTCGTCCACGAAAACTACGAATTCCTTTCGGCCATCCGCGACGGGGTGGCGTTCTCTCCCTCCTTCGAGGCTGGGTACGCAGTCCAGCAGATTCTGGACGCAATCGAGCGGTCGGACGACAGCGGCGAATGGGTTTCGCTCTGA